TATTGATAGATTTGATAATTTGTGtggcattttttgccagctgataATACTGCTGGGGGAATCCTTGTGGGTTTTAAGAAACTGATGTTTGAGGTAGTAGGCTTTGTTAACCAAAGATTCTTTATTATTGCTACTGTTAAAAATAAATCTGATGACTTTGCCTGGCAGATGGTGTTAGTGTATGGGTCTGCTTACCCTGAATTTAAGATAGATTTTGTAGCTGAACTGCATGATACTTTATCAAATGCTTCTTACCCTATTATGATTGGTGGTGATTTCAACTTGATTAGGAATGACAAAGAGAAAAGTAGTGGTTTAGTAAATCAACAGACTGCATTTCTGTTTAATGATTGGATCAACAGATGGGCCTTGATGGAGATTTCTGTCTCTAACAGGGTGTTTACCTGGTCTAATAACCAGGTTTTCCCTGTGTTTGCTGTGCTAGATAGAGTGTTCATTTCTGTGAATTGGGATGCCCATTTTCCTTTTTCCACCCTGTCTGCCCTTCCCAGGGTAGGGAGTGATCATGCTCCTTTGGTCCTAGACACTGGTGCTAGAGCCCCATCTAACCCCAAACCTTTTAGGTTTGAGAAATGGTGGCTCTCCCAACCAGGCTTTCATCAAATGGTCATAGAAGCCTGGAATTCTGTGTCCTCATCCAAATCCTCAGCTGATAACTGGATGCTTAAGACTAGAATTCTCAGGAAGAAAACCAAGGGGTGGAGTATTAATAGAGAGGCAATgttgaagaaaaagaagagggcacTCCTTCTGGAGTTTGACACCCTCGATGTCATGTCTGAAACTCAACAATTATCTATATCTGACTATGACAGAATGAAAGAGATTAAAAAAGAATTGGAAGAAGTGTGGAAGAAAGAGGAGACTGCTCTTTGGCAGAGATCTAGGGACAGGAAAATCTTGGGGGATAGAAATAATGCTTATTTCCAAGCCCTGGCTAACCACAGACACAGGAAGAATCATCTTTCTGAACTAAACAGTCCTAATGGTGTGGTCACTTCGACCAAGGAGATGCTCGAGGTTGCTACCTCTTTTTACAAAGATTTGTTTGCCTTTGAACCCAAACCTGACATCCATCTGGATGCTGACTTTTGGTCTGAGGATGAATTGGTTAGTAATGATGAGAAAGAGCAACTAGAGAGACCTTTTTCTGAAGAGGAAATCAAACAAGCTGTGATGAGCTCTTATGCTAGTGGTGCCCCTGGCCCTGATGGCCTGTCCTTCTTATTTTATCAAACTTTTTGGGAGTTGATCAAAAAAGATTTTATGTGGATGGTTAGAGACTTTGAGAATGGTAACCTTGATTTATATAAGTTGAATCATGCCATTATTACTCTCATTCCTAAAATTCCTATGGCTAAAGATATGAAGAACTTTAGGCCTATCAGCCTTAGCAACTGTGTTGTTAATTTTTTTTCTAAAGCTATGACTACTAGGGTCTCCCCCTTATGTGACAAGTTTATCTCTTCCAACCAAAATGCTTTTATTAAGGGCAGATTCATTTTGGAAAGTGTTGTTATGGCTCATGAGGTCATTCATGAAATTCATAGATCTGGGTCTGCTGGTTTGATTCTTAAACTTGACTATGAAAAAGCATATGATAGAGTTAGTTGGGATTTTTTGAAAGAAATGCTTCTTTCTAGAGGCTTTGGTAGTAAATGGGTGGAGTGGGTGATGTCTACTATTTATCAAGGAACTTTCCAGGTTAGGATTAATGACTCTAATGGTCCCCAGTTCTCTGGGGGGAAAGGCTTGAAACAGGGTGATCCCCACTCACCCCTTTTGTTCAATTTGGTATCTGATGTTTTCTCTAAAATGCTTCACAAAGCTACCAATAGTGGTTTAATCTGTGGACTGCTACCTCATGCCTTCCCAGGTGGCGTGGTCAgtctacaatatgctgatgataccattCTATTCCTGGATAACTCATTGGAGTATGCCAAGAATTTGAAATGGATTCTCTCTTGTTTTGGAAATTTATCTGGTTtgaaaattaacttccataaaagtgatcTTCATGCTATTAATGTCTCTGAGCAAATATCTAATGATTTTGCCCAGGTTTTCTGCTGCCAGCTTGGGGATTTCCCCTTTAAATATTTAGGTGTTCCCCTTCACTTTAAAAAACTTAGAAGGGAGGACATCCAACCTATTATTGATAGAATTATCAAGAACATCTCTGGATGGTTAGGGAGATTTCTCTCATATAGGGGAAAACTGATACTGCTTACTACTTGCATTGCCAGCATTCCTGCTTATCTAATGTCTATTATGAAATTTCCCAAATGGGCTATTGACATGATCACTTCACAAATGTCTCACTTTTTCTGGGGGAATGTGGGTGATAATCATAAGTATCACCTTGCTAACTGGGGGTTGATCTCCAGAAGGAAAGAGTTTGGGGGTATGGGGGTTCCCAACCTTAGAGAATTCAATATGGCCCTTTTGGCCTCATGGGGAAAAAGGTTCTATGATGACAGGGATAGTGATTGGAAGAAGATGCTGACCTACAAGTACAACACTGCTTGCCCTAATCTCTTTAACACTAGGGTGACCCTGGGGTCTCCATTTATGAAAAGTCTATCATGGGCTCTTACAGCTTCTAAAAACTTTTATAAATGGATCCCTGGAGATGGTAAAAGCATTGCCTTCTGGCATGACATCTGGACTGGGGATTGCTCTCTTAAGACTGCATTTTGGGATTTGCTTACTATTTGTCAACAACAAGATTCTACTCTTGCGCAGGTCTGGGTGGGTGGCAAATTACGTTTGACTTTCAGGAGGTGTGTTGAGGAAAACACCTTAGTTAGATGGAAGGAACTTATCAAAGTTGTTGAGCCAGTGTGTCTATCTGGTTCCCCAGACCAGCCCGTCTGGATGCTAGAATCTTCTAGCAAGTACTCTGTCAAGTCCTTTTATAAGTTAATTAACTTTGGAGGGATAGTCTCTGATATCAAAGATGATATCTGGAAAATCAGAGTCCCACCCAATATACATGTTTTCCTCTGGTTGATTTACTATAATAAGAGCTTAACTAGAGATAATCTTGCCAAACGCAGGCATGTAGATGACATGTCTTGTGTCTTCTGTAGTGAGACTGAAACTATCCAGCATTTATTCTTTGATTGCATTGTTGCTAGACATGTTTGGGATTTGGTAGCTGATAGCTTTAATGTTACTGCACCTGATTCCTTTGTTCTGTTGGCTTCCTTCTGGAAGAAGAGAAAATATTATGAAGCTTTAAACATTGTTACTGCTGCTACCTTGTGGAGCTTATGGCGTTTCCGAAATGATTTTGTCTTTCAGGGGCGAAGATGGCGAAGTATACGATGTGTTTTGGACCTGTTGGGGGCAACGATCAGGCAATGGAAAATCCTATGTTCAGAGGCTCAGGGTGCGCTTCTTCTCCGGTGCTTAAGGCTGTTGGACCACCGGAGAGGGgaattgcttagaattgcatggAGCTAAAATGCTGTTTGTCGGGGGCATTGCTGGGTTGTGTTCTGTCAGCTTGCATATCTTAGCTTTGATCTTGTAAAGTAGGCTGGCATGTTACCGCCTGGTGATGTATCCTGTCTAGATCCTGCCTAAAACTTGTAATAGGGCAGTTAAAACCTTGCTTTCCGTCTGTGGCAGCTACTCTCCAGTTGCCGCCGAGCGCTGTTAACAGTTTATGTGGGTCGACGTTTGCCTTGGCTTTAATAAAGTTGGGGTGGGGGGAAACCCCTTTtggttcaaaaaaatataaaatttaCTTGATTTTGCAACTAGTAGCATATAAATATGAATGTATATAATTTGCtactttttttcttctaaaaagtGCAATATATTGATATTTAACGCTTTAGAACTGAAGATATCAGACCACACGCAGGCTCAAAAGGGTGAGACATACTGCCGCAGATTTATGCTTTAAAACATCTACTCTCTGCACGATATCTTGTTTTAGGGAGTGACCGTAGTTTATCTATCTAGTATCATAAAAGTATCAGGAGCAACAAAACTAGCAAGTGTTCTCATTTCATATCCCACAATGCTAGATAACAGTTAGTGAGTTAGGTCCTCATAAATAGGTCCGATATTGGCAATTTCTAGCATTTATATCAATCAGATGAATGCAGTGATATGTACATATTTAGTAGAAAGTAGGAAATGGTGGTGTTCTGACTGCAAGTACAAACAGTTTGATACCTTGGGATGATCCCGAATGTAAGAATCAAGAGCTTCACCAGCTTGGGAAATTACATGAACAAGCGTCAGTGTCATATCGAAAAGCTTCTTTTTCGCCTCTAGTGGCTCCAGTTCCTTTCCTTTTTGACACATCTCCAATTGTATGGAGGTAATTTTGCCCACAACACAGTTAGTGATAATAGCAAACTCATCTGGCTTACTATTGAGGTCTTTCTTGGGGGAAGATACACCACGGATCTGCTCTTGAGCTGCTAGGAGCAAAACGGCTGTTTGGATAAGCTTCCCATCAATTATGTAATTGCAGACCTCATCTGACAAATTATCTGTATGTTTGGCTAGCAGCCTAATCGTATCCAAGAAGAGCTTctgaaacaacaacaaaaataaacaCGGAAAAGACTCAGTGATTATTATCTCAATTTAAAAGAAAAGATAAATTTGAAAAGTTAATGGCAACATAAATTGCTTATCAGAAACCAAATAATGTCACAGCAAGTAGCACATGGACATACACAAAGAGTAACACAGGGAACTGCAGTCTTTCAGAAGTGCAGATGTAAACGTATTGCTATATCAGTGGTTTGAACTACATGGTAACTTCTTTCAGTTATGCTGCAAAACAAGTTGTGTAAGGATGGATGCGAAACAAACCATTTCCGGTAGGCAGAGGATATGAATGAGCTTCAGGATATAGTTGATATCTGCATGACTGTAACCCATATTCTCTCGATTAGGATGTAGACTGTCCTCCAGGTACTTATGCAGGCAAGTGTTCTCAACCGCAACATGGACCGGGAGTAGGTTGTCAATGACTAAAGCACCGGATGTGTGCAAATTGGCCGACGTGCCATGGTGCAAGAGCAACTCAATCATATCGACAGAGAACATTTCAGCAGCTAGGTGCAGGGGGAAGAACCCAAATTGAGTCATGCAGTTGGGATCGGCCCGGAACCCATGCAGCTCAGCATTCTTGCCCACCAAGACAACTTTGGCACATCGCAGTGCATTAGCGATGACTAGCTCGTTTAAAGCTTCTGGTTTGATGATGTAACCCAGTGTCATGTCCCTTCCATTCTGATTTAAGAAGCGGAGGAAAGACCTGACACTATCCCTTTTCAGGATTGGCCGCAAGTGGGGTAATATATCGAAGAATATGTCAGGTACCCACTAGATTGACCCATTCACAAATGGAAAGGATGAACGAAAATCAGTTATACGATTAACAAAGCAAAATGGAACAAATAAATCTTATGCAAATGTATCATAGGAAATAAAAGACACAAATGTTGCAACAGACAAGATAAGAACTAAATAAATGCAGGTCAATTGCTCCAAACCTGGGGAGTACCGTCTGGGATGATTGTGGATGTTGCTCTGGAATTAGCAGGTATGGCACTTGTTTTGTTCGGCCACTGTGAGAGAGAATGTGTCACCATCAACAGCCATGAGGACGCAAAGTAATCAAGGTTGTAGACAAATATGATAAATGTAGCTACTTACTGCACCTCCTTGAGTGATTTGAGATCGCTTGGAGGTGAAGGAGGTATCCGTGGATCGTACTGTTCATCCGTGGTTGATCCATCTTTACCTTGGCCGTTATCCTCAGGACAAGTGGTTCCCATAGCCTCCTTTGTATGCACCGTCTCCATCGGTGCAGAATTGGCCTGATATGTCAGTTCCCCTGTTTGTTCTTCTTCATGGCTGAAACAAGTAAATTTAATTGCAACCCAGGTGAAAGTTCATATCTTGTTAATTCTATATTTTGTAGTCAATTTGTGTTTGCGTTAGGCAATACAAGGGAGGCAGGCATAGCAATCGTGGAAGGTGAACATCCAATAGCTTCGTTAAGTTAGGCTTAAACCTGACGTTTCCATCAGGCATATCAGTCCTCTGCTCATCAATAACTAGTTACTCAATTCAAGTTGAAGCACAATGAAAGAGTTGAACTTGCAAAAATACAACACGGGCTTTCAGCTACAAGCCTCCATTTAGAGTAATTAGTTTCGGCAATCATGTAAGGCTGTAACAACCATTTGCTTGAATAAACAGGGTAAATATCAACTGCATACAGATGTATGGATCACGCTAGTTACAGAGTAAGCAAGCAAATACGCCGCTGGATGGGTTGTTTCATCAGCAAGAAACCTCGTGGATGGACACATTACGGTAGTGACACCGGGCTCGCGCGCGGGCAGGCGTGCTCCCTCAACCGAGCACGATTAATGTCGCCGGGGATTGGAGCCACGATCAAGGCCGAGTTCGCCGGGGGCCAGATCGAGGCCGAGTTCGCCGGCTATGGAGCAACAACCGTACGTCCGCTCTACCCTTCTTTCCCAGCCGCTGCGCCAGCTGATCTATGGGGAAAACCCTAGGAGCAAgagcaggaggaagaagaggcgaagAAGAGAGATGGGGCAAACCTGGTCACATGGGCCAGCCCGGCTGTAAATGGCCGGCATGTGCCCGTCTGTAAAAGGGCCTGCCTGTAAAAGGCACACACGTGCCGGCCCGCATTGCTTTTCAGCCTTCCTGgcctttttgtttttttaattcataaaaaataaaaataagagaaaaagtaCATTAATATCTAAAaagggaatatatatatatatatatatatatatatatataattttaagAAAAATACAAAATATAGAAAAATATAGAAAAAAGCTTAGTTACAAGTCTGACGGACCGCGTACCGCACCGGGCCGTGCAGTGTCGCCCGACAATTAAAAGGGTCGTGTCGGCCCGGACCTTAAGGCTTGGCTTCTAGGATCGACCTTATGCTGTGGCGGGCCAAAGGCCGTCCTGACCCTTTTAATCATATATTGTGCTGGGCTGAAATTCCATGCCGACGGACCAGCCCGCGCGACACTGCCCATATGGCCAGGTTTAAGATGGGATACACATTCATACATTTTTTAATTATACCCCATTTATTTTAAGTATACATGAcacttttattaactcaaaatataGAATCAAGAGGATACAACAAAAAATCAGTGATACCCGGCCTTTGCATAGCTAAAATGTACACATTCAAAACTAACGGTATAATAGAATGAGCAAGTAAAGAAAATGACATATAGGCAACCATAAAGTCATATGAGATCGATAGTATGCCTATGTCCAAGGAGATGATGGACCGCTCCAGATTTTTGGCTGTCACCAATGTTGAATAAAAATATCCCTAGGCAGTGCCCGCATGGTGTGGCTGCGTGGAGGCCCTAGGGACCCCATCCAGGTGGGTACAGGTTCACTGGGTTCCTTTTGGTCAAACAATAATCATCgttttttttttatattttccgactTCAAAAAACCCTTTTCAGCAAATAACAAAAACACTAAAAAAACCAGGAACTAACCTTGGCACTGGGTTAATGTGTTAGTCCAATAATAATGATATAAAATTATACCCAAAGATGTATAATTGATGTAAATATAGCATGAGCATATGGCAACGAAAAAACATGTGGAAGGAGAGTAGGGAGCTCAAACTTCCCTCCCACTCGAGCGGTTGGTTGATGGCGCACGCTCCATGTCGCAGCCCCTAAACCGATGGGAGCGATATGGCGACaccgctagagttgctctaacaaaTTCAAAACCTATCGGGAGCAACTAGTGGAGGCCAGGTGCCCCCGCGAGGGCAATTTTCCTAGCACAGGAGCACCCCAAACACACCACTTAGCGTGCTCCAGTGCAGCCACGTGTTGCGTGTGGGGTGCTTTCCTTTTTTGGGGTCCCTAGTGTTTTCTTGGTCATGATTTTTTTGGGTTCTTTCTTCTATTTCATTGATTTTTGTGGGTTCATTCCCGTAGGAGCTTGTGCTAAGTATAGTTGTGCTTCTAGCGTTATGCTTCCCAAAAAAGTGAAACACATGTATGCATCTATGTGAAGCACACTTATGCTTCCCCAAAAGAATAAGCACAGTTGTGCTTTTGCGCTTCTCCAAAAGTGAAGCATAGACGTGCTTCTGTGCCTTCCCAAAAGTGAACCAGGCGTGCTTCCGCGTGAAATAAATTTCTGTTTTTGTGCTTCTCCAAAAGTGAAGCACAATGCTTGTCGCATGAAAGCACAATTATACTTCCCCAAAAAAGTGAAGTACAGTTAGTACATGTTAGTATAGTTTTGAAGCATGGGTTTGCACAATTTTGGAGCATAGATTTCGTCCCAAAAAAAGTTCACCGAACCTATGAATATGGGATACCGTTTTGAAGATCTTGACGTGACGAATGCAATGGCGAAAACATTCCTGATCTGGATGCACAGCTAAATAGTTAAATCGTTTTGAAAAAGCGAATCTACGAAAAAGCACAAATAAAACCCTCATCTCTCCTTGCGCGTGAAGACATTTCACCAAGCTCCCTAACTACAACAAGTGGCGCACATGTGATGCCCCATTTATCACCACCAAAGGAGATGttgttagaattgtgtcgaatattattgtacaaggtaggttacagttggacttggttttggactgtgtgtagacagggtaggagttgtgtcctaataggacacctgtaccctaggcctctcatatataacgggggtagacacacgatgtaacctatgccaacataatagcacaggcacgcgggggagccggcggtgtgtgccggcgcccgggcggccggaggtgcggtattgtagcggtgtcatggggaggagcgcccgtagtcatgccccggggatgtagccatatcggtgaacctcgttaacaaatctcggtgttgtgcttgtgtgattgcttggtcttcggtagatcaatggtgacctcagattattctaacaagtggtatcatgagcaaggttcgaaGAGGCTGTGGAAGTTGATTCAGAGGAGGAAGAACGTATCAACGGACTTGTATGCAAAGGGATCGCAGCCGTGGGAGCGGAGTTAGGCCCAGTTCTTTTTGCCCGGGATTCTGCGGAATCAAGATTCTGGAAAATTATGCGAGAATCTACTTCCCCCAGAATTTGGCGTCGAGTTCTTTTCTGAGATTCCAGTTTGAGATTCTGGAAAGAGTTGTGTGCTGAAATGTCGGTAGTACCCCTTGACAGAAACTGTTTGATGAATTGTTAACACATTGTTGTTTCGAACAATATCTTGTCAAATGTGAGTATGAAAGTGATTTATGAATATCATAAAGTGCTAAATATTACAACTAGAATGGTTTTAAAATTTTGTTTGTTACAAAAGTGGGTGAACAAAAAATAGAATGAATAATCTCAAGGCACGAGACTAGCAACATTAGCACTGAACATCAGAATTAATTAATGTGGTGACATTTTTCATATAGTAGCAAAGATTCACAGTACCAATATCACCTATGAGCCAAAGCCAATTTCTGGCAATAGCACCAATGTGCAGTAGCATTGACAATATCAACAAAAAAATCTAGCACAATCCATCCATCAAACAAATTAAAACAATCAATCCATCCATCCATGTGACGAATTGAACaatcaatccatccatccatctaacaAATTGACACATTGATTCATCTATCTATGCAACAGTTTTTTGCATCTATCCAGTTTAGCTAAAAAAAGAAGAACAAAGAGTTGGGAGAGAGAGGATGGATCaccgtggaggagtggaggagaTGTTGATGTTCGGCTGCAGCTTTGGGACGGAGGCGCCGTCGGTAGCCGGTGCAGAGGGGCCCGACGGCGGCTTCCGGGTGTCCCGGTGGCGGCAGAGGGCAAAGGGGCAAAGGGCCCGCAGAGGAAGCTGGACTGCGGCGGGAGTGGGGACCGGCGGCGGCGAGTacctggccggcggcggcgagggccgcACCGGCGGCTGGGTGGTCCGGGACGGCGAAc
This region of Triticum aestivum cultivar Chinese Spring chromosome 2D, IWGSC CS RefSeq v2.1, whole genome shotgun sequence genomic DNA includes:
- the LOC123051917 gene encoding uncharacterized protein isoform X3, with the protein product METVHTKEAMGTTCPEDNGQGKDGSTTDEQYDPRIPPSPPSDLKSLKEWPNKTSAIPANSRATSTIIPDGTPQKLFLDTIRLLAKHTDNLSDEVCNYIIDGKLIQTAVLLLAAQEQIRGVSSPKKDLNSKPDEFAIITNCVVGKITSIQLEMCQKGKELEPLEAKKKLFDMTLTLVHVISQAGEALDSYIRDHPKLAASFYQDRALTWKVPCIIPISHVEVLEHVSLILKDYGLCSGEGIDIGNLCPYENVVSSEELPRKLAGPMARMKAGTDEPCLENVKAKGKKGPRGWELKLARRSFFPYWRSVLTSQFHVKEDINSLNKSTRHVSTKSTRCRYLICSGGA
- the LOC123051917 gene encoding uncharacterized protein isoform X2: METVHTKEAMGTTCPEDNGQGKDGSTTDEQYDPRIPPSPPSDLKSLKEWPNKTSAIPANSRATSTIIPDGTPQWVPDIFFDILPHLRPILKRDSVRSFLRFLNQNGRDMTLGYIIKPEALNELVIANALRCAKVVLVGKNAELHGFRADPNCMTQFGFFPLHLAAEMFSVDMIELLLHHGTSANLHTSGALVIDNLLPVHVAVENTCLHKYLEDSLHPNRENMGYSHADINYILKLIHILCLPEMKLFLDTIRLLAKHTDNLSDEVCNYIIDGKLIQTAVLLLAAQEQIRGVSSPKKDLNSKPDEFAIITNCVVGKITSIQLEMCQKGKELEPLEAKKKLFDMTLTLVHVISQAGEALDSYIRDHPKLAASFYQDRALTWKVPCIIPISHVEVLEHVSLILKDYGLCSGEGIDIGNLCPYENVVSSEELPRKLGPMARMKAGTDEPCLENVKAKGKKGPRGWELKLARRSFFPYWRSVLTSQFHVKEDINSLNKSTRHVSTKSTRCRYLICSGGA
- the LOC123051917 gene encoding uncharacterized protein isoform X1; translation: METVHTKEAMGTTCPEDNGQGKDGSTTDEQYDPRIPPSPPSDLKSLKEWPNKTSAIPANSRATSTIIPDGTPQWVPDIFFDILPHLRPILKRDSVRSFLRFLNQNGRDMTLGYIIKPEALNELVIANALRCAKVVLVGKNAELHGFRADPNCMTQFGFFPLHLAAEMFSVDMIELLLHHGTSANLHTSGALVIDNLLPVHVAVENTCLHKYLEDSLHPNRENMGYSHADINYILKLIHILCLPEMKLFLDTIRLLAKHTDNLSDEVCNYIIDGKLIQTAVLLLAAQEQIRGVSSPKKDLNSKPDEFAIITNCVVGKITSIQLEMCQKGKELEPLEAKKKLFDMTLTLVHVISQAGEALDSYIRDHPKLAASFYQDRALTWKVPCIIPISHVEVLEHVSLILKDYGLCSGEGIDIGNLCPYENVVSSEELPRKLAGPMARMKAGTDEPCLENVKAKGKKGPRGWELKLARRSFFPYWRSVLTSQFHVKEDINSLNKSTRHVSTKSTRCRYLICSGGA